The following coding sequences are from one Leptolyngbya sp. NIES-3755 window:
- a CDS encoding hypothetical protein (hypothetical protein MicvaDRAFT_0964;~similar to AA sequence:cyanobase_aa:LBDG_03230) → MTIWVNEQVDPSGLMYACIACCDETQAQECHESFEANLTDNQKEQGWVARMRQVTSWDEVPVNSLKLD, encoded by the coding sequence ATGACCATTTGGGTAAATGAACAAGTTGATCCGTCAGGGCTGATGTATGCCTGTATTGCTTGCTGTGATGAAACTCAAGCGCAAGAATGTCACGAATCCTTTGAAGCCAATCTAACCGATAACCAAAAAGAACAAGGTTGGGTGGCTCGGATGCGTCAAGTGACTTCTTGGGACGAGGTTCCTGTCAATTCGCTCAAACTCGACTAA
- a CDS encoding AAA ATPase central domain protein (similar to AA sequence:cyanobase_aa:Cyan7425_4098) produces the protein MTSNLSHSHQEIVEQLDLMLRARYPLIYLIGVEEEPIEEVLHEVCDRATRELRCWDIVRGWDDTGADKGSAIAALGRIAKASNDKSTVYVLRDLHPVLKFPLQASNVPIVREIKNLARDLKRSRKTLILTSHSLDVPQEFIEEMTVIDFPLPDTQEIDTLISQIVVPEKLKLSQLGKEQLVKACQGLSRARIQRVLAKAIAAKQHISEQDIDSVLEAKRQAIRQTGILEFFTTQESLKSVGGLDNLKKWVQMRQDSFTEEARRYGIPNPKGVLLAGIQGTGKSLSAKTIAHEWRLPLLRLDAGRLFGGLVGESESRVRQMIRIVEAIAPCVLWMDEIDKAFGNINAGMDGDSGTSRRVFGSLITWMQEKTSPVFIVATANNVQILPAELLRKGRFDEIFFLNLPTEPERREIFRVHLQRLRPSRLREFDLTLLARQTQQFSGAEIEQTIIDGMQRAFSQGSLGNRRDFTTEDIVQAIEETVPLAAIAREQIDGLKEWAANSGARPASQDVQLIEELRAITRQRGIDF, from the coding sequence ATGACTTCTAATCTGTCCCACTCTCATCAAGAAATTGTCGAGCAGCTTGATCTGATGTTACGTGCTCGATATCCGTTGATTTATCTCATCGGAGTCGAGGAAGAACCGATCGAGGAAGTTTTGCACGAAGTTTGCGATCGCGCTACTCGTGAACTCAGATGTTGGGACATTGTGCGCGGTTGGGACGATACCGGAGCCGATAAAGGAAGTGCGATCGCGGCTCTTGGAAGAATTGCCAAAGCTTCAAACGACAAATCTACTGTCTATGTGCTGCGCGATCTTCACCCGGTTCTGAAGTTCCCGCTACAAGCCAGCAATGTTCCGATCGTTCGTGAAATCAAAAACCTCGCTCGTGATTTAAAGCGCAGTCGCAAGACTCTAATTCTTACCAGTCATTCGCTCGATGTTCCGCAAGAATTCATCGAAGAAATGACTGTGATTGATTTTCCGCTACCGGACACGCAAGAGATTGATACTTTGATTTCACAGATTGTTGTACCTGAAAAGCTTAAACTCTCTCAATTAGGAAAAGAGCAATTGGTAAAAGCTTGTCAGGGATTGAGTCGAGCGCGAATTCAGCGAGTGTTGGCAAAAGCGATCGCTGCAAAACAACACATCAGCGAACAAGATATTGATAGTGTTCTCGAAGCTAAACGCCAAGCCATTCGCCAAACTGGGATTCTCGAATTCTTTACCACGCAAGAATCACTCAAAAGTGTGGGTGGATTAGACAATCTGAAAAAATGGGTACAAATGCGCCAAGATAGCTTTACCGAAGAAGCAAGGCGCTATGGCATTCCGAATCCGAAAGGGGTTCTACTCGCGGGAATTCAAGGAACGGGAAAATCACTCTCCGCAAAGACGATCGCGCATGAATGGCGTTTACCGTTATTGCGGCTCGATGCAGGTCGATTGTTCGGGGGACTGGTCGGAGAAAGTGAAAGTCGAGTCCGACAAATGATCCGAATTGTTGAAGCGATCGCGCCTTGTGTTCTCTGGATGGACGAAATCGATAAAGCATTTGGCAACATTAATGCAGGCATGGACGGAGACTCTGGAACGAGCCGCCGCGTATTTGGTAGCTTGATCACTTGGATGCAGGAAAAAACCAGTCCAGTCTTCATCGTCGCCACCGCAAACAATGTTCAAATTCTGCCTGCTGAACTTTTACGCAAAGGTCGCTTTGATGAAATTTTCTTTCTAAATTTGCCGACCGAACCAGAGCGGCGTGAAATCTTTAGAGTGCATCTCCAGCGGTTACGCCCTAGCCGACTGCGCGAGTTTGATCTTACTTTACTCGCTCGTCAAACCCAACAATTCAGCGGTGCAGAAATCGAACAAACCATCATTGATGGAATGCAACGCGCCTTTAGTCAAGGAAGTCTAGGCAATCGTCGGGACTTTACGACCGAAGACATTGTGCAAGCGATCGAAGAAACTGTTCCTTTAGCTGCGATCGCACGAGAGCAAATCGATGGCTTAAAAGAATGGGCGGCAAATTCGGGGGCGCGTCCCGCATCTCAGGATGTACAGTTGATCGAAGAGTTACGCGCCATTACTCGACAGCGTGGAATTGATTTTTAG
- a CDS encoding abortive infection protein (similar to AA sequence:cyanobase_aa:LBDG_29610) gives MTPKRILLWGLTLVAIVAIALDLISSWNQPQFQSRLELSQTDLLLQAAQYQGESKILSEENPQKTALEAYQETRSSVEKAISSAQSQIEASPAPDSAKPLSVELAKQTTLRDELDVRIGILQAQQNQVDAALKSWANVTGTQSNTQPNSPRTVTSRNLRSTAATLTALWQNTLPPRAEALLKQNLTGWFRNRGLEKLYTLEQRSDALNELRTAEQQAAQQAFVKWISANAIPTIAVLLGFGVLLFVGGQWLFNRKNSLLVGTNSIRWTVPWDYEITWQVLVVGFFAVGQILIGVVIVPLSLSIAKALFQVDPATFTTRDRAFFALFTYILLAAGGLGVLYYSIRRYLPLENNWFRFNLRGRWFLWGLGGYVAAYPLVAGISWINDKIWQGRGGSNPLLSIALEGRDTIAIILFFVTAAIAAPLFEETFFRGFLLPSLTRYFSTWQAIVISGLIFAIVHLSLSEVLPLTVLGIILGFVYTRTQNLMASVLLHALWNSGTLAALFLLGSAAG, from the coding sequence ATGACACCGAAGCGGATTTTATTGTGGGGACTGACCTTAGTAGCGATCGTAGCGATCGCATTAGATCTCATCAGCAGTTGGAATCAACCCCAATTCCAAAGCCGATTAGAACTATCACAAACCGATCTCTTGCTTCAGGCAGCCCAGTATCAGGGTGAATCGAAGATTTTGAGTGAAGAAAATCCTCAGAAAACAGCATTAGAGGCGTATCAAGAAACGCGATCGTCAGTCGAAAAAGCAATTTCTTCAGCCCAATCCCAAATCGAAGCAAGTCCCGCTCCGGATAGTGCAAAACCGCTCAGCGTAGAACTGGCAAAACAGACCACTTTGCGCGATGAACTTGATGTGCGAATTGGAATTCTCCAAGCTCAGCAAAATCAAGTCGATGCTGCTTTGAAGAGTTGGGCGAATGTGACTGGAACGCAATCTAACACACAGCCTAATTCACCTCGAACTGTGACCAGTCGCAATCTTCGATCGACCGCTGCAACTTTAACCGCACTTTGGCAAAATACATTACCGCCCAGAGCCGAAGCGCTCTTAAAACAGAATCTCACAGGCTGGTTTCGCAATCGTGGATTAGAAAAGCTTTATACCTTGGAACAGCGATCGGATGCGTTGAATGAGCTTCGCACCGCAGAACAGCAAGCCGCTCAACAAGCATTCGTGAAATGGATTAGCGCAAATGCAATTCCGACGATCGCAGTTCTTCTTGGTTTCGGAGTATTGCTTTTCGTCGGTGGACAATGGTTGTTTAATCGAAAAAACTCGTTACTTGTCGGAACAAATTCAATTCGATGGACAGTTCCTTGGGATTATGAAATCACCTGGCAAGTTTTGGTCGTTGGATTTTTTGCGGTTGGGCAGATTCTAATCGGTGTTGTGATCGTGCCGCTCTCATTATCGATCGCGAAAGCTTTGTTTCAAGTTGATCCTGCAACTTTTACGACTCGCGATCGAGCATTCTTCGCCCTCTTCACTTACATTCTCTTAGCAGCAGGCGGACTAGGTGTTCTCTACTACTCAATTCGTAGATACTTGCCCCTCGAAAATAATTGGTTTCGCTTCAATCTCAGAGGTCGATGGTTCCTTTGGGGCTTAGGTGGATATGTCGCAGCTTACCCTTTAGTCGCGGGAATTTCTTGGATCAATGACAAAATTTGGCAAGGTCGAGGTGGCAGTAATCCATTGTTGTCGATCGCACTTGAAGGACGAGACACGATCGCGATTATTCTTTTCTTCGTGACGGCAGCGATCGCGGCTCCATTGTTTGAAGAGACATTCTTTCGCGGATTTCTCTTACCGTCATTGACTCGCTATTTCAGTACATGGCAAGCGATCGTCATTAGTGGACTCATTTTCGCGATCGTTCACCTGAGCTTGTCCGAAGTGCTACCGTTAACCGTTCTCGGAATCATCTTAGGATTCGTCTACACCCGAACTCAAAATCTCATGGCTTCTGTGCTACTCCACGCCCTCTGGAACAGTGGAACTTTGGCAGCATTATTCCTACTCGGTAGTGCCGCAGGTTAG
- a CDS encoding protein kinase (similar to AA sequence:cyanobase_aa:Npun_R1546): MSDSPNEFDAVLGNAARPMMGSVVLGGIDGIRQRFKSDRIDQRIAALHQVQHIPAGLDLLVQALNDSAIAVQQVAYKLLQPYPELLANYPHYRLFECLAALKGHNTGITAIAVATQHLRYFDRQIAISASRDGLIQVWDVAAEETIFTIPAYTFVYTISIDTEADIFTIQGARRQIKSWSLRNGQEIDPTEIKLRQIASVTRNDDRYLISGSRNTVKIWDLQAGREVCLLQGHQSLVTAVAVNEDQSLIVSGSEDRTVRIWGIPDQL; encoded by the coding sequence ATGTCCGACTCCCCCAACGAATTTGATGCTGTCTTAGGCAATGCTGCCCGTCCGATGATGGGAAGTGTCGTCTTGGGCGGAATTGACGGGATTCGACAACGATTCAAGAGCGATCGTATTGATCAACGAATTGCGGCATTGCACCAAGTTCAACATATACCAGCAGGATTGGATTTGTTAGTGCAAGCTTTGAATGATTCCGCGATCGCAGTTCAGCAAGTTGCTTACAAGTTATTACAGCCTTATCCTGAGTTACTAGCGAACTATCCACACTATCGATTATTTGAATGTTTAGCAGCATTGAAAGGACATAACACAGGAATTACTGCGATCGCGGTTGCAACTCAGCATTTAAGATACTTCGATCGTCAAATTGCAATCAGCGCAAGTCGTGATGGTCTGATTCAAGTGTGGGATGTTGCGGCTGAAGAAACCATTTTTACAATTCCTGCTTATACATTCGTCTACACGATTTCGATTGATACTGAAGCTGATATTTTCACGATTCAAGGTGCAAGACGACAGATCAAATCTTGGAGCTTGAGGAATGGGCAAGAGATTGATCCAACTGAGATTAAACTGAGACAGATTGCATCAGTGACGCGAAATGACGATCGCTATCTAATCAGTGGCAGCCGGAATACAGTCAAAATCTGGGATTTGCAAGCAGGACGGGAAGTTTGTCTGCTACAGGGACATCAAAGTTTAGTGACTGCGGTTGCAGTGAATGAAGATCAATCTTTGATTGTGAGTGGAAGTGAAGATCGAACGGTTCGGATTTGGGGAATTCCAGATCAGCTTTGA
- a CDS encoding hypothetical protein (similar to AA sequence:cyanobase_aa:CYB_1143) — MSHFTTIKVQIKDGEVLCETLRELGYKVEQDALVRGYQADKTEAEYVIRRSNGYDLGFRREGDDQYVLIADFWGARINQTQFVNEIQQKYAHKQLQKTAAEQGYTIEAEEVLEDGTVRVVVGRWI, encoded by the coding sequence ATGTCACACTTTACAACAATCAAAGTTCAGATCAAAGATGGCGAAGTGCTGTGTGAAACCTTGCGCGAACTCGGTTACAAAGTGGAGCAAGATGCACTGGTACGAGGCTATCAAGCCGATAAAACAGAAGCAGAGTATGTGATTCGTCGATCGAATGGTTACGATCTTGGTTTTCGACGCGAAGGCGATGATCAGTATGTCTTGATTGCTGATTTTTGGGGAGCGCGAATCAATCAAACTCAATTTGTGAATGAGATCCAGCAGAAGTACGCTCATAAACAGCTACAGAAGACCGCAGCAGAACAGGGATATACGATCGAGGCTGAAGAAGTCCTAGAAGATGGAACCGTTCGAGTCGTGGTCGGTCGCTGGATTTAA
- a CDS encoding acetyltransferase, GNAT family (similar to AA sequence:cyanobase_aa:LBDG_03240) — protein MFEIRPATPADVPAIFSLIQALAQYEKLSHQVTGSIDNLHSHLFGSKPFIEAIVAVVENKPIAFALFLHNYSTFLTKPGIYLEDLFVLPEYRGQGIGKALLTRLAEIAVERDCGRLEWSVLDWNESAIGFYQRMGATVLPDWRICRVTGEALSELGSR, from the coding sequence ATGTTTGAAATTCGTCCTGCTACGCCTGCTGATGTGCCCGCAATTTTCTCTCTGATTCAAGCCTTGGCACAATACGAGAAATTGTCTCATCAGGTTACAGGCTCGATCGACAATCTTCATTCTCATCTCTTCGGCTCAAAGCCTTTCATAGAAGCGATCGTGGCAGTCGTTGAAAATAAACCGATCGCTTTCGCACTATTTCTACACAACTATTCAACATTTCTCACAAAGCCCGGAATTTACCTTGAAGATCTCTTTGTTCTACCGGAATATCGAGGACAAGGAATCGGAAAAGCGCTACTGACTCGATTGGCTGAAATTGCTGTAGAGCGGGACTGTGGGCGATTAGAATGGAGCGTTTTAGACTGGAATGAAAGTGCGATCGGCTTTTATCAACGCATGGGTGCAACAGTACTTCCTGACTGGCGAATTTGCCGCGTGACTGGAGAAGCCCTTTCTGAACTGGGATCGCGTTGA
- a CDS encoding phosphoglycerate/bisphosphoglycerate mutase (similar to AA sequence:cyanobase_aa:LBDG_06440): protein MTTRVILVRHGESSYNVEKRAQGHCDLSTLTEKGEKMAAQVATALKDLKFDAVYSSPLRRAKRTAEIILNGLDNPPSLQTTDNLKEINILLWEGMLFTEVAEKYPEMYAHWHSEPHKVKMTLPDGGELAPVLDLYQQAERFWRSLIPQHQDQTILIVAHSGINRALINTAIGLDPADYQRFHISNCGISVLNFSGDFGDQVQIESLNVTSHLGETIPKPRPNQKGARLLLVRHGETEWNRQGRFQGQIDVPLNDNGRVQAGQAAEFLKSVQIDSAVSSSMARPKETAEIILKYHPEIELKLRDDLREISHGLWEGKFESEIEAGYPGLLHQWQSKPETVQMPEGENLQQVWDRAVEGWTAIVQSAKPGETILVVAHDAINKAILCYVSGLTPASFWNFKQGNGAVSVIDYVNGSDATPMLMAMNITTHLGGVLDKTAAGAL, encoded by the coding sequence ATGACGACTCGTGTAATTCTTGTGCGCCACGGTGAAAGCAGCTACAACGTTGAAAAACGGGCACAGGGGCATTGTGATCTCTCGACGCTGACCGAGAAGGGCGAAAAGATGGCAGCCCAAGTTGCAACGGCTCTAAAAGATTTGAAGTTTGATGCGGTTTATAGCAGTCCCTTACGACGAGCAAAACGGACGGCTGAAATTATTCTCAATGGTTTAGACAATCCGCCTTCACTGCAAACCACAGATAATTTGAAAGAGATCAATATCCTGCTTTGGGAAGGAATGCTGTTTACCGAAGTGGCAGAGAAGTATCCAGAAATGTATGCTCACTGGCATTCTGAGCCGCATAAGGTGAAAATGACTTTGCCAGATGGCGGTGAACTCGCTCCAGTGTTGGATTTGTATCAACAGGCAGAACGATTTTGGCGATCGCTGATTCCCCAACACCAGGATCAAACGATTCTAATCGTCGCGCACAGTGGGATTAATCGAGCATTGATCAATACTGCGATCGGGCTTGATCCCGCAGATTATCAACGCTTCCATATTTCCAATTGTGGGATCAGTGTATTGAACTTCTCTGGTGATTTCGGGGATCAAGTGCAAATCGAATCGCTGAACGTCACCTCACATCTAGGCGAAACCATTCCCAAACCGAGACCGAATCAGAAAGGTGCACGTCTTCTTTTAGTGCGACATGGTGAGACTGAATGGAATCGACAGGGACGATTTCAGGGTCAAATTGATGTGCCGCTGAATGACAATGGACGAGTGCAAGCAGGTCAAGCCGCTGAATTTCTCAAATCGGTGCAGATTGATTCGGCTGTGAGTAGTTCAATGGCACGACCCAAAGAAACCGCAGAAATCATTCTCAAATATCATCCAGAAATTGAACTGAAGCTGCGAGATGACTTGCGCGAGATCAGTCACGGACTTTGGGAAGGCAAATTTGAATCTGAAATTGAAGCAGGTTATCCAGGATTGTTGCACCAATGGCAAAGCAAACCGGAAACGGTACAAATGCCAGAAGGGGAGAATTTGCAGCAAGTTTGGGATCGGGCGGTCGAGGGATGGACTGCGATCGTACAATCGGCAAAACCGGGAGAAACGATTCTCGTGGTGGCTCACGATGCCATTAACAAAGCGATTCTCTGTTATGTTTCAGGTCTAACCCCTGCCTCATTCTGGAATTTCAAACAAGGAAATGGTGCGGTCAGCGTGATCGATTATGTCAACGGAAGCGATGCAACCCCGATGTTGATGGCGATGAATATCACTACTCATTTAGGTGGCGTTTTGGACAAGACCGCAGCGGGAGCATTGTAG
- a CDS encoding cellulose synthase (similar to AA sequence:cyanobase_aa:LBDG_56490) translates to MTSPKPSFSRGRLPSPPAATLMLLSVVMLSGAIVLAWFTGQGTISRIFERLNRLQENPPMWIDAPMQLGNYFLFWTVLLLLSIVLITKVSPRPQAWSRTVVVGTLLVLLLRYLVWRSLTTLNLSTPLNGVFSLGLFALELLMLVSSLIQLVLLLRVRDRRTEADQRSIAVINGTFTPSVDILIPTYNEPTFILRRTIIGCQALNYPNKRVYLLDDTGRSQVKDLAEELGCFYITRPDNRHAKAGNLNNALTQTNGELVVVFDADFIPTKNFLIRTVGFFQNPNVALVQTPQTFYNPDPIAYNLGLEDVLTPEEEVFYRQIQPIRDAAGGVVCSGTSFVVRRSTLKATGNFFTESLSEDYFTGIKLAASGYELVYLNEKLSAGLAAENIASQALQRIRWAQGTLQAFFIQANPLTIPGLRPIQRLAHLEGLLHWFTSLSRLGFLLVPPAYAFLGVIPVRANMEETLFYFVPYYLAQITTASWLNHRSRSALLADLYSLVLCFPLAITVMQTLLKPFSKGFKVTPKGKKSDRFVFNWQLAIPLIVLFCISALSLWISLGVYTMTGMADASTPEQTIVQFKGYGLGVFWAGYNLVMLGIALLVLIDAPRPSQYEWFQLHRTVRLTVNQQEYWGSTIALSEVGAEIVVTQNAFLDAQQVQIELMEERLKIKGTATLIDRDALKYLITFEPLSLKQHRCLVELLFCRPGQWKSRCAPGELRSLWLLVRIFLKPRILVDRDQRVHAIAVSQS, encoded by the coding sequence ATGACCTCACCGAAGCCAAGTTTTTCTCGTGGACGTTTACCTTCTCCGCCTGCTGCGACATTGATGCTCTTGAGTGTTGTGATGTTGTCGGGCGCGATCGTGCTTGCCTGGTTCACGGGTCAGGGAACGATTAGTCGAATTTTTGAGCGATTGAATCGATTGCAGGAAAATCCACCGATGTGGATCGATGCTCCAATGCAACTCGGTAACTATTTCCTGTTTTGGACAGTTCTGCTGTTGCTGAGTATTGTGCTGATTACGAAAGTTTCTCCTCGTCCTCAAGCTTGGTCGCGGACGGTCGTAGTGGGAACGCTTTTAGTGCTGCTATTGAGATATCTAGTTTGGCGATCGCTGACCACTTTGAATCTTAGTACTCCGCTGAATGGTGTGTTTAGCTTAGGATTGTTCGCACTAGAGTTGCTGATGTTAGTTTCGAGTTTGATCCAGCTTGTCTTATTGTTGCGAGTGCGCGATCGACGAACTGAAGCAGATCAGCGATCGATTGCTGTGATCAATGGAACGTTTACACCTTCAGTTGATATTCTGATTCCGACTTACAATGAGCCAACTTTTATTTTGAGAAGAACAATCATCGGATGCCAAGCCCTGAACTATCCGAATAAGCGGGTTTATCTCTTGGATGATACGGGTCGATCGCAGGTAAAAGATCTCGCTGAAGAATTAGGTTGCTTCTACATTACTCGTCCAGATAATCGACATGCGAAAGCTGGCAATCTGAACAATGCTTTAACTCAAACGAATGGTGAACTGGTTGTTGTGTTTGATGCTGATTTCATTCCAACTAAAAACTTTCTCATTCGTACTGTAGGCTTTTTTCAGAATCCGAATGTCGCATTAGTTCAAACGCCACAAACCTTCTACAATCCTGATCCAATTGCTTACAACTTAGGTTTAGAAGACGTACTAACACCTGAAGAAGAAGTATTCTATCGTCAGATTCAACCGATTCGAGATGCAGCAGGTGGAGTTGTTTGTTCTGGAACATCATTTGTGGTTCGTCGATCGACCTTAAAAGCAACCGGAAATTTCTTCACTGAGTCATTGAGCGAAGACTACTTTACCGGAATCAAACTGGCTGCAAGTGGCTATGAATTGGTTTATCTCAATGAAAAACTAAGTGCAGGATTAGCGGCGGAAAACATCGCTTCACAGGCACTCCAGCGAATACGATGGGCACAGGGAACGTTGCAAGCGTTTTTCATTCAAGCAAATCCTTTAACGATTCCTGGATTGCGTCCGATTCAGCGGCTTGCTCACCTAGAAGGACTACTACATTGGTTCACAAGCCTTTCACGATTAGGATTTCTGCTTGTCCCTCCAGCTTATGCCTTTTTAGGTGTAATTCCAGTGAGAGCAAATATGGAAGAAACATTGTTCTACTTTGTTCCGTACTATCTCGCTCAGATCACGACTGCAAGCTGGCTCAATCATCGATCGCGTTCTGCATTGTTAGCTGATCTCTACTCACTGGTTCTTTGTTTTCCTTTAGCAATCACAGTGATGCAGACATTACTCAAGCCGTTTTCTAAAGGGTTCAAAGTCACGCCAAAGGGCAAAAAGAGCGATCGCTTTGTGTTTAATTGGCAGTTAGCAATCCCGCTGATTGTACTTTTTTGTATCAGCGCACTCAGTTTATGGATCAGTTTGGGTGTGTATACGATGACTGGAATGGCTGATGCAAGCACACCAGAGCAAACGATCGTACAATTCAAAGGCTATGGTTTGGGAGTGTTCTGGGCGGGCTACAATCTTGTCATGCTAGGGATTGCATTGTTAGTTCTGATTGATGCGCCTCGACCTTCACAGTATGAATGGTTTCAGCTTCATCGAACCGTTCGTTTAACAGTCAATCAGCAAGAATATTGGGGATCAACGATCGCACTTTCAGAAGTAGGTGCAGAAATTGTTGTTACTCAGAATGCTTTTCTCGATGCTCAACAGGTTCAAATCGAACTGATGGAAGAGCGGTTAAAAATCAAAGGAACTGCAACATTAATCGATCGAGATGCACTCAAATATTTGATTACTTTCGAGCCACTAAGCTTAAAGCAACATCGCTGTTTGGTTGAACTCTTATTTTGTCGTCCGGGACAGTGGAAAAGCCGTTGTGCACCTGGAGAACTACGATCGCTTTGGTTGCTCGTCCGAATCTTTCTTAAACCTCGAATCTTGGTCGATCGAGATCAAAGAGTTCATGCGATCGCAGTTTCTCAAAGCTGA
- a CDS encoding TrkA protein-N domain-containing protein (similar to AA sequence:cyanobase_aa:LBDG_03220), whose protein sequence is MYVLIGGAGLIGLSLSQRLIELGHTVAMIDVDPAACRYAREQLGVIAFEGSAVSTEVLIEAGIRKADAIAAVLRDDALNLAMVTLAKHYGVPNILVRMRHKDFAAPYRFAGATHVINAIELAVSTMVNVIEYPEVESMMHFEQGQIEVFKLSIPPSCSVVGRSVAEVAQDPRFPQGSLIIGYQPHAHMDLEIPNGSTILEPDSTVLIVTKPGFIHQVIDFMQKCV, encoded by the coding sequence ATGTACGTTTTAATCGGGGGCGCAGGTCTCATTGGATTGAGTTTGTCTCAGCGTCTCATTGAATTGGGACATACGGTGGCGATGATTGATGTTGATCCTGCCGCCTGTCGATATGCACGAGAACAATTGGGCGTGATCGCATTCGAGGGCAGTGCGGTGAGTACTGAAGTGCTGATCGAAGCTGGGATTCGCAAAGCGGATGCGATCGCGGCTGTTCTCCGCGATGATGCCTTGAATTTGGCGATGGTGACGCTGGCGAAACATTACGGTGTCCCAAATATTTTGGTGAGAATGCGGCACAAAGATTTTGCAGCACCCTATCGATTTGCGGGCGCGACTCATGTGATTAATGCGATCGAGCTTGCCGTCTCAACGATGGTGAATGTGATCGAATATCCAGAAGTTGAATCGATGATGCACTTCGAGCAAGGTCAGATCGAGGTCTTCAAACTCTCGATTCCGCCGAGTTGTAGTGTGGTGGGTCGGAGTGTGGCGGAAGTTGCTCAAGATCCAAGATTTCCACAGGGTTCATTGATTATTGGGTATCAGCCTCATGCACACATGGATCTGGAGATTCCCAACGGCAGTACGATTCTGGAGCCAGATTCTACGGTGCTGATCGTGACGAAACCGGGATTTATCCACCAAGTGATTGATTTTATGCAAAAGTGCGTTTGA